GGGTCGTATAGACATCCTGGTGAATAATGCCGGAATCGGTTACTTTGGAACCCTGGTAGATATGCCTCTGGAGGCTATGGAAAAGGTCATGGCCGTAAATTTTTGGGGGGTTATCCACTGTACCCAGGCGGTCCTTCCTGCCATGATCCGGCAGAAATCCGGGCAGATCATCAATGTAGCCTCCGTGGCCGGAAAACGCGGAATCCCCGGCCTGGCAGTCTACTGCGCCAGTAAATTTGCCCTGGTAGGCTTGACCGAATCCCTCCGCGCTGAAGTAGCCGATTATGGAATTCAGGTTATTTTGATCTGCCCCACCTCTACCGATACCCCTTTTTTTGAAAACTCGGGTACCGACGGTAAAATACCCAATAAATCCAGAGGCCTCGGTATGATGAGCTCAAAAGCCGTCGCCGAAGCTATTGTAGAAGCCTCCATCAAAGGCAAGCGGGAAGTAGTTCTTTCAACCTCCGCTAAAGCCCTGTTAGCTATGAATACCCTTTTTCCAGGCCTGGTGGACTGGGGAATGCGAAAAGTACTTCAACGCCGATGAAAGAAGTGTGGGGGTATGGGGGTATGGAAGTGTGGGAGTGAGAAAAGTGTGGGGGTGTGGGAGTGAGAACTCCCACACTTCCATACCCCCACACTCCCATACTCCCATACTCCCATACCCCACACTCCCATACTCCCATACCCCCACACCTCTCCTGCTTACTTGGCTCCCACAAACTCCCTCAAGATATTGGTGACCAGGAATTGCACATTGGCAGGTCTTTCACCCAGTCTTCTCATGAAATAGGGAAACCATTCTTTGCCGAAGGGAATGTAAATACGAAGATTATACCCTTCTTTTATCAGTTTTTCTTGGAGATCACGCCGAATTCCGTAAAGCATCTGAAATTCAAATCGGTCAGGAGAAATTCGATTCGCCTTTGTAAATTCTTTGGCTATCTGAATAATGGCTTCATCGTGGGTTGCAATGGCCGGATAATTTCCCTCAGTTAAGAGCATCTTCATTAAGTGCACGTAGTTCTTGTCTACCTCCCGCTTATCTTGAAAAGCAATATGACCCGGCTCGCTATAAGCTCCTTTACAGAGTCGGACCCTGGCTTTTAGGGCAATGAGATCTTTAATATCTTTTTCACTTCGGTACAGATAGGCCTGAATAACAACTCCTACGTTGGTATACCCTTTCTCTCTGAGCAATCGGTACATATCCAAGGTGCGTTGGGTATAGGCAGAACTTTCCATATCGATCCTTACAAAGTTTTGATAAGCCCGGGCCTTATCCAGAATAGCCGTTAAATTATCCCAACATAACTTCCAATCAATATCTAATCCCATCTGAGTTAACTTCAGAGAGATATTGGAGTTGACTTTCACCTCGTCAATTTTTTCCAGAATCTGGATATAACGCATGGCCGCCTGTCTGGCTTCGACTTCCTGTGTAACATTTTCTCCCAGAGCATCTAATGTTGCCAGGAATCCCTTTTGGTTCAGATCCCGTACCACCTGGAGGGCTTCTTCCAGAGTTTCTCCTGCAATAAAACGTCGGGCAAATCCAGACTGCGGAGTCATCCCATAGCTGGTAATTATCTGACGGACTGTTTCATTACCGGCCAGGTAATGTAAAAACTTT
This window of the Candidatus Limnocylindrales bacterium genome carries:
- a CDS encoding SDR family oxidoreductase translates to MELNQKIILITGASSGIGKDTAIAMAERGARVILCARSEDKLQQVAATIQQKGGFALPVPLDVTRRAVVEDAVNTVLTRLGRIDILVNNAGIGYFGTLVDMPLEAMEKVMAVNFWGVIHCTQAVLPAMIRQKSGQIINVASVAGKRGIPGLAVYCASKFALVGLTESLRAEVADYGIQVILICPTSTDTPFFENSGTDGKIPNKSRGLGMMSSKAVAEAIVEASIKGKREVVLSTSAKALLAMNTLFPGLVDWGMRKVLQRR
- a CDS encoding proline dehydrogenase family protein yields the protein MMSGLSRKFLHYLAGNETVRQIITSYGMTPQSGFARRFIAGETLEEALQVVRDLNQKGFLATLDALGENVTQEVEARQAAMRYIQILEKIDEVKVNSNISLKLTQMGLDIDWKLCWDNLTAILDKARAYQNFVRIDMESSAYTQRTLDMYRLLREKGYTNVGVVIQAYLYRSEKDIKDLIALKARVRLCKGAYSEPGHIAFQDKREVDKNYVHLMKMLLTEGNYPAIATHDEAIIQIAKEFTKANRISPDRFEFQMLYGIRRDLQEKLIKEGYNLRIYIPFGKEWFPYFMRRLGERPANVQFLVTNILREFVGAK